Proteins encoded together in one Microbacterium oxydans window:
- the trpS gene encoding tryptophan--tRNA ligase, whose product MTKPRLYSGMQPSADSLQIGNYIGALLQWRDLQSSYDAFFSVVDLHAITVAQDPAELREKTRRTAAQYIAAGIEPSLSTLYVQSHVRAHAELAWILSTITGFGEAGRMTQFKDKSSRYGADSTSVGLFTYPVLMAADILLYQTDVVPVGDDQKQHVELTRDLAERFNSRFGETFTVPMPVIQKETARIYDLQNPTAKMSKSAESDAGVLWMLDDPAKSAKKVMRAVTDNEGSVRFDRENKPGVSNLLTIYAALTGRQVAAIENEYAGRGYGDFKKGLAEVVVNEFEPVRARALELLDDPAELDRILAENAGRADAVADATLSDVYDRVGLLRRV is encoded by the coding sequence GTGACGAAACCTCGCCTTTACTCCGGAATGCAGCCCTCCGCCGACTCCCTCCAGATCGGCAACTACATCGGTGCGCTGCTCCAGTGGCGGGACCTGCAGAGCTCCTACGACGCGTTCTTCTCCGTCGTCGATCTGCACGCGATCACGGTCGCCCAGGACCCGGCCGAGCTCCGCGAGAAGACGCGTCGCACGGCCGCGCAGTACATCGCCGCCGGGATCGAGCCGTCGCTGTCGACCCTGTACGTGCAGTCGCACGTGCGCGCGCACGCCGAGCTGGCCTGGATCCTCAGCACCATCACCGGCTTCGGCGAGGCCGGCCGGATGACGCAGTTCAAGGACAAGTCCTCCCGCTACGGCGCAGACTCGACGAGCGTCGGCCTGTTCACGTATCCGGTGCTCATGGCCGCCGACATCCTGCTCTACCAGACCGACGTGGTGCCGGTGGGCGACGACCAGAAGCAGCACGTCGAGCTCACACGTGACCTCGCGGAGCGCTTCAACTCGCGGTTCGGCGAGACCTTCACCGTGCCGATGCCGGTCATCCAGAAGGAGACCGCGCGCATCTACGACCTGCAGAACCCGACCGCGAAGATGTCGAAGTCGGCCGAGAGCGACGCCGGGGTGCTCTGGATGCTCGACGACCCCGCGAAGTCGGCGAAGAAGGTCATGCGCGCGGTGACCGACAACGAGGGCTCGGTGCGCTTCGACCGCGAGAACAAGCCCGGTGTCTCGAACCTGCTCACGATCTACGCGGCCCTCACCGGGCGCCAGGTCGCCGCGATCGAGAACGAGTACGCGGGACGCGGCTACGGCGACTTCAAGAAGGGCCTCGCCGAGGTCGTCGTGAACGAGTTCGAGCCGGTCCGTGCGCGTGCGCTCGAACTGCTCGACGACCCGGCCGAGCTCGACCGCATCCTCGCCGAGAACGCCGGCCGGGCGGACGCCGTCGCCGACGCCACGCTGTCGGACGTGTACGACCGCGTGGGGCTGCTCCGCCGCGTCTGA
- the pth gene encoding aminoacyl-tRNA hydrolase, protein MASTWLVVGLGNPGPRYETTRHNIGQMVVDEIASRRGEAFREHKGGARVVETWLRPGADKIVLAKPNTFMNVSGTPVAALARFYSVPPEQVIVVHDELDIPFDTVKLKTGGGHGGHNGVRDVARALGTPDFPRVRVGIGRPVGRQDPADWVLAPFGKDERPNLPILISDAADAVELLVGEGLLAAQQKHHAPR, encoded by the coding sequence ATGGCATCGACCTGGCTCGTGGTGGGACTCGGCAACCCCGGCCCGCGATACGAGACGACCCGGCACAACATCGGTCAGATGGTGGTCGACGAGATCGCGTCTCGCCGAGGTGAGGCGTTCCGTGAGCACAAGGGCGGCGCGCGCGTCGTCGAGACCTGGCTGCGTCCCGGTGCGGACAAGATCGTGCTGGCGAAGCCGAACACCTTCATGAACGTCTCGGGGACGCCGGTGGCCGCGCTCGCCCGGTTCTACTCGGTTCCTCCCGAGCAGGTCATCGTCGTGCACGACGAGCTCGACATCCCCTTCGACACGGTGAAGCTCAAGACCGGAGGCGGCCACGGCGGGCACAACGGTGTCCGCGACGTCGCTCGGGCGCTCGGTACGCCCGACTTCCCGCGCGTGCGGGTGGGCATCGGGCGACCCGTCGGTCGACAGGATCCCGCCGACTGGGTGCTCGCGCCCTTCGGGAAGGACGAGCGGCCGAACCTGCCCATCCTCATCTCGGACGCGGCCGACGCCGTCGAGCTGCTCGTGGGAGAAGGGCTGCTCGCGGCACAGCAGAAGCACCACGCACCGCGCTGA
- a CDS encoding 50S ribosomal protein L25/general stress protein Ctc translates to MSEDTKVQAELRDSFGKGFARRLRAAGKIPAVIYGHGTEPVHVALPGHQVSLIIRRANALLELDIEGKSQLALVKDVQKDPVHQIIEHIDLLVVKKGEKVAIDVPIVVTGESAAGTIVNLDATTLSIEAEATHIPQNIEVSVEGLEEGAHITGADVKLPKGSTLLSDPEVLVVAISVPAAPTEDDAEGETAEATEAAEEAAAE, encoded by the coding sequence ATGTCTGAAGACACCAAGGTCCAGGCCGAGCTGCGCGACAGCTTCGGCAAGGGCTTCGCCCGCCGCCTCCGCGCCGCCGGCAAGATCCCCGCCGTCATCTACGGCCACGGCACCGAGCCGGTGCACGTCGCACTGCCGGGCCACCAGGTCTCGCTCATCATCCGTCGCGCCAACGCGCTGCTGGAGCTCGACATCGAGGGCAAGTCCCAGCTCGCCCTGGTGAAGGACGTCCAGAAGGACCCGGTGCACCAGATCATCGAGCACATCGACCTCCTCGTCGTGAAGAAGGGCGAGAAGGTCGCCATCGACGTCCCGATCGTCGTCACGGGCGAGTCCGCTGCGGGCACCATCGTGAACCTCGACGCGACCACGCTGTCGATCGAGGCCGAGGCCACGCACATCCCGCAGAACATCGAGGTCTCGGTCGAGGGCCTGGAAGAGGGCGCGCACATCACCGGCGCCGACGTGAAGCTCCCCAAGGGCTCCACGCTGCTCTCCGACCCCGAGGTGCTCGTCGTCGCGATCTCCGTGCCGGCCGCGCCCACCGAGGACGACGCCGAGGGCGAGACCGCCGAGGCCACCGAGGCAGCCGAAGAGGCCGCCGCGGAGTGA
- a CDS encoding gluconokinase, whose product MTVRIVVMGPSGCGKSTVGAALAVSIGARFVDGDDLHPLTNVEKMAAGIPLDDADRMPWLRTVGAALHGEERIVIACSALRRRYRDAIREESPDAFFVELVVDRATLEARLTQRAEHFMPASLLDSQLETLESLQDDENGVRVSASLALDEELRLIRDAAQASAR is encoded by the coding sequence ATGACTGTGCGCATCGTCGTGATGGGTCCCAGCGGCTGCGGCAAGTCCACGGTCGGCGCGGCGCTCGCGGTGAGCATCGGGGCGCGCTTCGTCGACGGCGACGACCTGCATCCGCTGACGAACGTCGAGAAGATGGCCGCCGGCATCCCGCTCGATGATGCCGACCGGATGCCGTGGCTCCGCACGGTCGGAGCGGCGCTCCACGGCGAGGAACGGATCGTCATCGCCTGCTCCGCGCTGCGTCGTCGCTATCGGGACGCGATCCGCGAAGAGTCGCCCGACGCGTTCTTCGTGGAGCTGGTGGTGGACCGCGCCACGCTGGAAGCGCGGCTGACGCAGCGCGCAGAGCACTTCATGCCCGCATCGCTGCTGGATTCGCAGCTGGAGACCCTGGAGTCGCTGCAGGACGACGAGAACGGCGTCCGCGTCTCGGCGTCGCTCGCTCTGGACGAGGAGCTGCGCCTCATCCGCGATGCGGCGCAGGCGTCGGCCCGGTGA
- a CDS encoding alcohol dehydrogenase catalytic domain-containing protein yields MVDNLAVVAHAADDLRIEDIGAPAPHSDEAVVAVAYGGICGSDLHYFRHGAAGASVLREPMVLGHEVSGVVAVAAADGSGPVVGTPVAVHPLTPHGDGRTPWPSDQPNLAPASTYLGSAMHLPHTQGAFARRVAMPTRMLHPLPAGLDLRTAALAEPAAVAWHALQRAGEVRGRRVVVIGAGPIGQLVAAVAQRGGAASVTVTDLQQRPREIAEARGIRAIDARAEAEIAELHADIVVESSGTVPGLAAAVSAAIRGGTVVLLGLQRGGDVPAPLATAITRELTLRGSFRFGAEFDDVIAALADGSLDVRGIISEVLPVEHSHDAFALAADPASSCKVLIDFGLEI; encoded by the coding sequence ATGGTGGACAACCTCGCCGTGGTGGCCCACGCCGCCGACGATCTGCGGATCGAGGACATCGGCGCTCCCGCGCCCCACTCCGACGAGGCGGTCGTCGCGGTCGCCTACGGGGGAATCTGCGGGTCCGACCTGCACTACTTCCGGCACGGCGCGGCCGGGGCCTCGGTGCTGCGCGAGCCGATGGTCCTGGGGCACGAGGTGTCGGGTGTCGTCGCCGTCGCCGCGGCGGACGGTTCGGGCCCCGTCGTCGGCACACCGGTGGCCGTGCACCCCCTGACCCCGCACGGTGACGGGCGCACGCCCTGGCCGTCCGATCAGCCGAACCTCGCGCCGGCTTCGACCTACCTCGGCTCGGCGATGCACCTGCCGCACACGCAGGGGGCGTTCGCACGACGTGTCGCGATGCCCACGCGCATGCTGCACCCCCTGCCCGCGGGTCTCGATCTCCGCACCGCCGCGCTGGCCGAGCCCGCGGCCGTGGCCTGGCATGCCCTGCAGCGAGCCGGCGAAGTGCGCGGGCGTCGTGTCGTCGTCATCGGCGCGGGCCCGATCGGTCAGCTGGTCGCCGCGGTCGCCCAGCGCGGCGGGGCGGCGTCCGTGACGGTCACCGACCTGCAGCAGCGTCCGCGTGAGATCGCCGAGGCGCGCGGCATCCGGGCGATCGATGCCCGGGCCGAGGCGGAGATCGCCGAGCTCCATGCCGACATCGTGGTCGAATCCAGCGGCACCGTCCCCGGACTCGCGGCCGCGGTCTCGGCGGCGATCCGCGGCGGAACGGTCGTGCTGCTCGGTCTGCAGCGCGGGGGAGATGTTCCCGCGCCCCTGGCCACGGCGATCACCCGCGAACTGACACTCCGCGGCTCGTTCCGCTTCGGCGCCGAGTTCGACGACGTCATCGCCGCCCTCGCCGACGGCAGCCTGGACGTCCGCGGTATCATCAGCGAGGTGCTGCCGGTCGAGCATTCTCACGATGCCTTCGCGCTGGCAGCCGATCCCGCGAGCTCCTGCAAGGTGCTCATCGATTTCGGCCTGGAGATATGA
- a CDS encoding fumarylacetoacetate hydrolase family protein yields MSPEGPRWVRETPDGFLPISDPFLAFAEGRAPHDEGDAVEGTVVAPVDPLVIVGIAQNGPDHISPVQAWLKSPRTVIGSGAEVALRRDAGAPVAEGEIAVVIGRATHGLTARNAHEYVLGITAVNDLSSPDRARIDPRNFESKSGEGYTPLGPWIDTEAGIDDVDLDVEVDGLLVARTGSRELPMAIRECLAYVAAWSVLGPGDVVMTGAPHSQAPVRAGQRVTIRVAGVELVTALV; encoded by the coding sequence ATGTCCCCGGAGGGCCCCCGCTGGGTGCGCGAGACGCCTGACGGGTTCCTCCCGATCTCCGACCCGTTCCTCGCGTTCGCGGAGGGCCGCGCCCCGCATGACGAGGGGGACGCCGTCGAGGGAACCGTCGTCGCCCCGGTCGATCCGCTCGTCATCGTCGGCATCGCCCAGAACGGTCCCGACCACATCTCGCCGGTGCAGGCGTGGCTCAAGAGCCCGAGGACCGTGATCGGAAGCGGCGCGGAGGTCGCGCTGCGGCGCGACGCGGGCGCGCCGGTGGCCGAAGGGGAGATCGCCGTCGTGATCGGCCGGGCGACACACGGATTGACGGCGCGGAATGCTCATGAGTACGTGCTCGGCATCACGGCCGTGAACGATCTCTCCAGCCCCGACCGCGCGCGCATCGATCCGCGCAACTTCGAGTCCAAGTCGGGGGAGGGGTACACGCCCCTCGGCCCGTGGATCGACACCGAGGCGGGGATCGACGACGTCGACCTCGACGTCGAGGTCGACGGGCTCCTCGTCGCCCGGACCGGGAGCAGGGAGCTGCCGATGGCGATCCGCGAATGCCTCGCCTACGTCGCCGCGTGGTCCGTTCTGGGGCCCGGCGACGTCGTGATGACCGGTGCTCCCCATTCGCAGGCGCCGGTGCGAGCCGGCCAGCGCGTGACGATCAGGGTGGCCGGAGTCGAGCTGGTCACGGCGCTCGTCTGA
- a CDS encoding SDR family oxidoreductase has translation MSALPAGLALFDLSDRTALVTGSSQGIGRTLAEGLAGAGATVVVHGRDAVKAAAAAREIAQATGAVVHSVVFDVTDAAAVDTGMREVEQLVGTPDILVNNAGVQRRAPIAEFADEDWDALVQTNLSSVFHLSRRVAAGMIARGSGKIIQIGSVQSQLARPSIAAYAATKGAIVMFTKGLCADLAPHGIQANAIAPGYFATALTQALVEDEEFSAWVRGRTPAGRWGDTRDLVGAVLFLAGGASDFVNGQTLFVDGGMTAVV, from the coding sequence GTGAGCGCCCTGCCCGCGGGTCTCGCCCTCTTCGACCTCAGCGACCGCACGGCGCTCGTGACCGGATCGAGCCAGGGCATCGGCCGGACCCTCGCGGAAGGACTCGCCGGAGCGGGTGCGACCGTCGTGGTGCATGGGCGCGACGCCGTGAAAGCGGCGGCGGCAGCGCGCGAGATCGCGCAGGCGACGGGAGCGGTGGTCCACAGCGTCGTCTTCGATGTCACCGACGCTGCGGCGGTGGATACGGGGATGCGTGAGGTCGAGCAGCTCGTCGGCACGCCCGACATCCTCGTGAACAACGCCGGCGTCCAGCGGCGGGCGCCGATCGCGGAGTTCGCGGACGAGGACTGGGATGCGCTCGTGCAGACCAACCTCTCCAGCGTGTTCCACCTGTCGCGCCGCGTCGCGGCCGGCATGATCGCCCGGGGCTCGGGAAAGATCATCCAGATCGGCAGCGTGCAGTCGCAGCTCGCCCGTCCGTCGATCGCCGCGTACGCGGCGACCAAGGGTGCGATCGTGATGTTCACGAAGGGGCTGTGCGCCGACCTCGCCCCGCACGGCATCCAGGCGAACGCCATCGCTCCGGGCTACTTCGCGACCGCGCTCACGCAGGCGCTCGTCGAGGACGAGGAGTTCTCGGCATGGGTCCGCGGGCGCACGCCGGCCGGACGCTGGGGAGACACCCGCGACCTCGTCGGCGCCGTCCTCTTCCTCGCCGGCGGTGCGAGCGACTTCGTCAACGGCCAGACGCTCTTCGTCGACGGCGGAATGACGGCGGTCGTCTGA
- a CDS encoding MFS transporter has product MAVTDPRTSARAVSDDPEYAANLRRATLASSIGSALEYFDFALYGLSTALIFNVLFFPQDDPAMATVAAFATFGVGFLARPFGGLFFGVLGDKLGRKWVLVATIVLMGGASTAIGLLPTYEAIGLWAPILLVLMRLLQGFGAGAEQAGATVLMAEYAPVKRRGFFSALPFVGIQAGTLLAAVVFGLITLLPEDQLLSWGWRVPFLASFALILLALFIRMRLRETPTFIELEKHEQIADRPIKEIFTHGLPGVIVGIGLRMAENGGSYMFQTLGLAFFVTVVGDSADKSLLTWGVTLGSLIGVFSVPFTGHLSDRFGRRTVYRFGAVFMLVYTFPAWWLLSLGNYAVAIGVIAIGIGVAVNSMLGPQCAMLPELFGNRHRYLGVAMAREISAVLAGGLAGVLGAYLIAVSDGNWVLLAIYMAVLALITTASTFLAPETLRRDLTRVDDAIKVSRGEGGDDVFATTVSIKAVGR; this is encoded by the coding sequence ATGGCAGTGACCGACCCCCGCACCTCAGCACGAGCAGTGTCCGATGACCCGGAGTACGCGGCGAACCTGCGCCGGGCGACGCTCGCGTCCAGCATCGGCAGCGCGCTCGAGTACTTCGATTTCGCGCTCTACGGGCTCTCGACGGCGTTGATCTTCAACGTCCTGTTCTTCCCGCAGGACGACCCCGCCATGGCCACGGTCGCCGCGTTCGCGACCTTCGGCGTCGGCTTCCTCGCGCGACCGTTCGGCGGCCTGTTCTTCGGCGTCCTGGGCGACAAGCTCGGACGCAAGTGGGTCCTGGTCGCCACGATCGTCCTGATGGGCGGGGCCTCGACCGCGATCGGCCTGTTGCCCACCTATGAGGCGATCGGGCTCTGGGCCCCCATCCTGCTGGTGCTGATGCGCCTCCTGCAGGGCTTCGGTGCGGGCGCCGAGCAGGCGGGCGCGACGGTGCTGATGGCCGAGTACGCGCCCGTCAAGCGCCGAGGCTTCTTCTCGGCCCTGCCGTTCGTCGGCATCCAGGCCGGAACCCTGCTCGCCGCGGTCGTCTTCGGGCTGATCACGCTGCTCCCCGAGGACCAGCTGCTCAGCTGGGGATGGCGCGTGCCGTTCCTCGCCTCGTTCGCGCTGATCCTGCTCGCCCTGTTCATCCGGATGCGGTTGCGCGAGACGCCGACCTTCATCGAGCTCGAGAAGCACGAGCAGATCGCGGACCGCCCCATCAAGGAGATCTTCACGCACGGGCTCCCGGGCGTCATCGTCGGCATCGGTCTGCGGATGGCCGAGAACGGCGGCTCCTACATGTTCCAGACCCTCGGCCTCGCCTTCTTCGTCACGGTGGTCGGTGACAGTGCCGACAAGAGCCTGCTCACGTGGGGCGTCACCCTCGGATCGCTGATCGGCGTCTTCTCCGTGCCGTTCACCGGACACCTCTCCGACCGCTTCGGGCGTCGCACGGTGTACCGGTTCGGAGCGGTCTTCATGCTCGTCTACACGTTCCCCGCGTGGTGGCTGCTGTCGCTCGGCAACTACGCCGTGGCCATCGGCGTGATCGCGATCGGCATCGGCGTGGCCGTGAACAGCATGCTCGGACCGCAGTGCGCCATGCTCCCCGAGCTCTTCGGCAACCGTCACCGCTACCTGGGGGTGGCGATGGCCCGCGAGATCTCGGCCGTGCTCGCCGGTGGTCTCGCCGGTGTGCTCGGTGCGTACCTCATCGCGGTGAGCGACGGGAACTGGGTGCTCCTCGCGATCTACATGGCCGTGCTCGCACTGATCACGACCGCATCGACGTTCCTCGCTCCCGAGACGCTGCGTCGCGATCTCACCCGCGTCGATGACGCGATCAAGGTCTCCCGGGGAGAGGGCGGGGACGACGTCTTCGCCACGACCGTCTCGATCAAGGCCGTCGGACGGTGA
- a CDS encoding IclR family transcriptional regulator: MDDDTREGRDPAPAVTRSIRLLGLLADAGGPRTLTELAGELGLAKSSTANLCLALEAGGMVDRTPQGYRLGVRTAELGGAFAAQFNQVREFYSVCEASPQLASELVQVAMLDGTDALYLARHEGSRSLRLGTPLGSRLPAPLSATGRALLAAMSDAEVVALLGEDAVFPALTERSATTMSGLLEVLATARRRGWALDAEESFRGIVGVAVPLEGWAPTDPPLALGVAIRAAEADYERIERVGEALRAAAAALTNPFSAAVRR; encoded by the coding sequence ATGGACGACGACACCCGCGAGGGGCGCGATCCCGCGCCTGCCGTCACCCGAAGCATCCGCCTGCTGGGCCTCCTCGCCGACGCCGGCGGCCCTCGGACCCTGACCGAACTCGCCGGCGAGCTCGGGCTGGCGAAGTCGTCGACAGCGAATCTGTGTCTCGCACTCGAGGCCGGCGGTATGGTCGACCGCACGCCGCAGGGGTATCGGCTGGGAGTGCGCACCGCCGAGCTCGGGGGTGCGTTCGCCGCGCAGTTCAACCAGGTGCGCGAGTTCTACAGCGTGTGCGAGGCCTCGCCGCAGCTGGCTTCCGAGCTCGTGCAGGTCGCTATGCTCGACGGCACGGACGCGCTGTACCTCGCCCGGCACGAAGGGTCGCGGTCGCTGCGGCTGGGGACCCCGCTGGGCTCACGCCTCCCTGCTCCGCTCTCGGCCACCGGGCGCGCGCTGCTCGCGGCGATGAGCGATGCCGAAGTGGTCGCGCTCCTGGGGGAGGATGCCGTCTTCCCCGCGCTCACGGAGCGGAGCGCGACCACCATGAGCGGTCTGCTGGAGGTGCTGGCCACGGCTCGTCGGCGTGGCTGGGCGCTGGATGCGGAGGAGTCGTTCCGCGGCATCGTCGGCGTCGCCGTGCCGCTCGAGGGCTGGGCGCCCACCGATCCGCCGCTGGCACTCGGCGTCGCCATCCGTGCCGCCGAGGCGGACTACGAACGCATCGAGCGCGTGGGCGAGGCTCTGCGCGCGGCCGCCGCGGCGTTGACGAACCCCTTCAGCGCGGCCGTGCGTCGCTGA
- a CDS encoding D-2-hydroxyacid dehydrogenase, translated as MTGTEKKLRAVVTVPLREDLCRLIEELEPRVEVVRDHSLLPPMRGPADWSGDPAFTRTASEQQAFDELVDSADALFGIPDVDAAALARTVAANPRLRWVMTTAAGGGAAIKAAELQPADLDRIVFTTSAGVHGGPLAEFAVFGVMAGAKNLPRLLADQSTRTWPDRWEMRQLDEMTVLVVGLGGIGSECARRFHALGARVWGTTRSGEPVAGVDRLVHLDELREAVAHVDAIVVTLPGTEQTHHLIGADILDAIKPGAIIANVGRGTVIDEAALLGALDDGRIAFAALDVFEQEPLDDASPLWTHPNVLVSPHTAALSSKEEERIARRFAENAARLLDGEPLTAVVDTVEFY; from the coding sequence ATGACGGGGACCGAGAAGAAGCTGCGCGCCGTCGTGACGGTGCCGCTGCGCGAAGACCTGTGCCGGCTCATCGAAGAGCTCGAGCCTCGCGTCGAGGTGGTCCGCGATCACTCTCTCCTCCCGCCGATGCGCGGCCCGGCCGATTGGTCCGGCGATCCCGCCTTCACTCGTACCGCGAGCGAGCAGCAGGCCTTCGACGAGCTGGTCGACTCCGCCGATGCCCTCTTCGGGATCCCCGACGTGGATGCTGCGGCGCTGGCCCGCACGGTGGCGGCGAACCCGCGGCTACGCTGGGTCATGACGACGGCGGCAGGCGGCGGGGCCGCGATCAAGGCGGCGGAGCTGCAGCCCGCCGACCTCGATCGGATCGTCTTCACCACCAGTGCGGGCGTGCACGGGGGGCCGCTGGCCGAGTTCGCCGTCTTCGGCGTGATGGCAGGAGCGAAGAACCTCCCGCGGCTCCTCGCCGATCAGAGCACCCGCACGTGGCCGGACCGTTGGGAGATGCGTCAGCTCGACGAGATGACCGTGCTGGTCGTCGGTCTCGGCGGCATCGGCTCGGAGTGCGCACGGCGCTTCCACGCGCTCGGTGCGCGAGTCTGGGGCACCACACGGTCGGGGGAGCCGGTCGCCGGCGTCGATCGCCTCGTGCACCTCGATGAGCTGCGCGAGGCGGTGGCCCACGTCGATGCGATCGTCGTGACGCTGCCGGGTACGGAGCAGACCCACCACCTGATCGGCGCGGACATCCTCGACGCGATCAAGCCGGGGGCGATCATCGCGAACGTCGGTCGCGGCACGGTCATCGACGAGGCCGCCCTGCTCGGGGCGCTCGACGACGGTCGAATCGCCTTCGCGGCCCTCGATGTGTTCGAGCAGGAGCCGCTCGACGATGCGTCGCCGCTGTGGACGCATCCGAACGTGCTGGTGAGCCCGCACACGGCCGCGCTCAGCTCGAAGGAAGAGGAGCGGATCGCCCGACGCTTCGCCGAGAACGCGGCGCGCCTGCTCGATGGAGAGCCGCTGACCGCCGTGGTCGATACGGTCGAGTTCTACTGA
- a CDS encoding NAD(P)-dependent oxidoreductase, translated as MDISSVTVGAVGLGAMGRPMADHLLAAHGRLVIHARRPQPELLAAGASWAETPRELASRVDVLLMMLPDLPPFEAMLDGPDGLLADAGELLILIGSTSSAPAVRELAERIGAQTDGRVRVVDCPVSGGEDGAIAGTLSIMLGGTPEDAALAAEVLAPCGTPVLLGPLGAGEVAKACNQLVVSATILALGEATVLADRSGLDLDALWSLLSGGYAGSRLLESRREKLVTGDDSPSGVAKYMVKDLGFAADIAEATGTAPVLLPTLRAAFDELVAAGLGDRDIAVSRRFIASRDTGEH; from the coding sequence ATGGACATCTCCTCCGTCACCGTCGGGGCCGTCGGTCTCGGCGCCATGGGCCGCCCGATGGCCGACCACCTGCTCGCCGCCCACGGACGACTCGTCATCCATGCCCGCCGCCCGCAACCGGAGCTGCTGGCGGCCGGAGCCTCCTGGGCGGAGACGCCACGCGAGCTCGCCTCCAGAGTAGACGTGCTCCTGATGATGCTTCCCGACCTGCCCCCGTTCGAGGCGATGCTCGACGGCCCGGACGGACTTCTCGCGGATGCCGGCGAGCTGCTCATCCTGATCGGCTCGACCTCGTCGGCACCGGCCGTGCGGGAGCTCGCGGAGCGCATCGGCGCACAGACCGACGGACGGGTGCGGGTCGTCGACTGCCCCGTCTCGGGCGGGGAAGACGGCGCGATCGCCGGGACCCTCTCGATCATGCTCGGCGGCACCCCGGAGGATGCGGCCCTCGCTGCCGAGGTGCTCGCCCCGTGCGGCACTCCCGTCCTGCTCGGGCCGCTCGGCGCCGGCGAGGTCGCCAAGGCCTGCAACCAGCTCGTCGTCTCCGCCACGATCCTCGCGCTCGGAGAGGCCACGGTGCTCGCCGACCGCTCCGGTCTCGACCTCGACGCACTCTGGTCGCTGCTCTCCGGCGGATACGCCGGCTCCCGCCTGCTCGAGAGCCGTCGCGAGAAGCTCGTCACCGGCGACGACTCCCCCAGCGGCGTCGCGAAGTACATGGTGAAGGATCTCGGCTTCGCCGCCGACATCGCCGAGGCCACCGGTACCGCACCGGTGCTGCTGCCCACCCTGCGCGCGGCGTTCGACGAGCTGGTCGCCGCGGGCCTCGGAGACCGCGACATCGCGGTGTCGCGGCGCTTCATCGCCTCCCGTGACACAGGTGAGCACTGA